One Spinacia oleracea cultivar Varoflay chromosome 4, BTI_SOV_V1, whole genome shotgun sequence DNA segment encodes these proteins:
- the LOC110793185 gene encoding 60S ribosomal protein L10a → MSKLQSEAVREAISGIANDSKEKNRKFTETIELQIGLKNYDPQKDKRFSGSVKLPHIPRPKMKVCMLGDAQHVEEAERIGLQWMDVEALKKLNKNKKLVKKLAKKYHAFLASEAVIKQIPRLLGPGLNKAGKFPTLVTHQEPLENKVNEIKATVKFQLKKVLCMGVAVGNLSMEEKQIFQNVQMSVNFLVSLLKKNWQNVRCLYLKSTMGKPYRIF, encoded by the exons ATGAG TAAGCTTCAGAGTGAAGCTGTGAGAGAAGCTATATCTGGGATCGCAAATGATTCCAAGGAGAAGAATCGCAAGTTTACTGAGACAATTGAACTCCAGATTGGACTGAAGAATTACGACCCACAAAAGGACAAGCGTTTCAGTGGCTCTGTTAAGTTGCCACACATCCCTCGCCCCAAGATGAAAGTCTGCATGCTTGGAGATGCACAACATGTCGAAGAG GCTGAGAGGATTGGTTTGCAATGGATGGATGTAGAAGCATTGAAGAAACTGAACAAGAATAAGAAGTTGGTTAAGAAGCTTGCAAAGAAATACCATGCGTTCCTTGCATCTGAAGCAGTTATTAAGCAGATTCCGCGTTTGCTCGGTCCCGGTCTTAACAAGGCTG GTAAGTTCCCTACTCTAGTCACCCACCAAGAACCCCTAGAGAACAAAGTTAACGAGATCAAGGCAACTGTGAAGTTTCAGCTTAAGAAAGTTCTCTGCATGGGAGTTGCTGTTGGTAATCTTAGTATGGAGGAGAAGCAGATATTCCAAAATGTGCAAATGAGCGTCAACTTCCTTGTCTCATTATTGAAGAAGAATTGGCAAAAT GTTCGATGCTTGTACCTGAAGAGCACCATGGGCAAGCCATACCGCATCTTCTAA